Proteins encoded together in one Pseudomonadota bacterium window:
- the era gene encoding GTPase Era has translation MLQISAWRNLARVATGGAPNSARQRMSWKKSIMAKEFRCGFVALVGRPNVGKSTLLNRLVGQKISIVTPKAQTTRHRILGIVTRSDAQLILVDTPGLHRNDSSYLNRLMNQAAIAGLDDADLVLFMTEALRWNEKDQRVLEILQSRDRDVILVINKIDQVRDKRQLLPFIAMLSKKADFIAIVPVSARKSIGLDSLSAEILPRLPISPALFDSSQLTDRSREFRAAEIIREKLMLMLQEEVPYGTTVQIERFEKGGKGYVISALVWVARAGQKKIVIGAKGSMMKKIGEAARKDLKRFVGEPVHLELWVKVKEKWADNEMALKSMGYEL, from the coding sequence ATGCTGCAGATCTCGGCCTGGCGGAATCTGGCACGGGTAGCAACAGGCGGCGCGCCGAACAGCGCGCGGCAGCGAATGTCCTGGAAAAAATCGATCATGGCTAAAGAATTTCGTTGTGGGTTCGTTGCGCTGGTAGGCCGGCCCAATGTCGGCAAGTCGACGTTGCTCAACCGCCTGGTCGGCCAAAAGATCAGCATCGTAACGCCGAAGGCGCAAACCACAAGGCACCGCATTTTGGGGATTGTCACCCGATCGGATGCGCAGTTGATCCTGGTCGACACGCCCGGTCTGCACCGCAACGACTCCAGCTATCTGAACCGGCTGATGAACCAAGCGGCGATAGCCGGGCTGGACGACGCTGACCTGGTTTTGTTCATGACCGAAGCTTTACGCTGGAATGAAAAGGATCAGCGGGTGCTGGAAATTCTGCAAAGCCGCGATCGGGACGTTATTCTGGTCATCAACAAGATCGACCAGGTTCGGGACAAGCGGCAGCTGCTGCCATTCATTGCGATGCTCAGCAAGAAAGCGGATTTCATCGCCATCGTACCAGTGTCGGCGAGGAAATCGATCGGCCTGGACAGCCTCAGCGCCGAAATTCTGCCAAGGCTGCCGATATCTCCAGCTTTGTTCGACAGTTCGCAGCTTACCGATCGCAGTCGCGAATTCCGGGCCGCGGAAATTATTCGCGAAAAGTTGATGCTGATGTTGCAGGAGGAAGTGCCCTACGGAACGACCGTGCAGATCGAGCGCTTTGAAAAAGGCGGCAAGGGATATGTAATTTCCGCCCTGGTCTGGGTAGCGCGGGCCGGACAGAAGAAAATAGTGATCGGGGCCAAAGGCAGTATGATGAAAAAAATCGGCGAAGCGGCACGCAAGGACCTGAAGCGCTTTGTCGGGGAACCGGTACACCTGGAACTGTGGGTCAAGGTCAAGGAAAAATGGGCGGACAATGAAATGGCGCTCAAAAGCATGGGGTATGAGTTGTAG
- the rnc gene encoding ribonuclease III, with product MPAKWLAQTFNYRFSDASLFLAAVTHRSAGGHNNERLEYLGDAILGFLVAKNLYHFFAGASEGELTRRRAALVRRETLAEIAVELDLGAQLRLGSGELKSGGIRRDSILADSLEALFGAIYLDGGLDAVEEIVDSLFYQRMVDGSTGELKDPKTRLQEYLQSRGLALPVYQITETMGQAHEQTFRVSCNAADLGLAESGTGSNRRRAEQRAAANVLEKIDHG from the coding sequence CTGCCGGCCAAATGGTTAGCCCAGACATTCAATTACCGCTTTTCTGACGCCAGCCTGTTTCTGGCTGCGGTGACCCACCGCAGCGCGGGTGGTCACAACAATGAGCGGCTCGAGTATCTTGGCGATGCGATACTCGGTTTTTTGGTGGCAAAAAATCTCTATCATTTTTTTGCAGGGGCCAGTGAAGGAGAGCTGACGCGCCGGCGCGCGGCGTTGGTGCGCAGAGAAACGCTGGCTGAAATCGCCGTGGAACTGGATCTTGGCGCACAGCTCAGACTGGGCTCGGGCGAATTGAAATCAGGAGGTATAAGGCGGGATTCCATACTCGCAGACAGCCTGGAAGCTTTGTTTGGCGCAATATATCTCGATGGCGGGTTGGATGCGGTTGAAGAAATCGTCGATTCGCTTTTTTATCAGCGCATGGTGGATGGGTCGACCGGCGAACTAAAAGATCCCAAGACTCGCCTGCAGGAGTATTTGCAATCGAGAGGGTTGGCGTTGCCCGTTTACCAGATAACGGAGACAATGGGACAGGCGCACGAGCAGACTTTCCGGGTCAGTTGCAATGCTGCAGATCTCGGCCTGGCGGAATCTGGCACGGGTAGCAACAGGCGGCGCGCCGAACAGCGCGCGGCAGCGAATGTCCTGGAAAAAATCGATCATGGCTAA
- a CDS encoding DUF4845 domain-containing protein produces the protein MRNKQNGMTFLGFLVIGMLAGMLVFAGLRLTPVYLEYMKIVSVLDGAKKEFDGTSVELGMLRRSIQRRFDVEAVSIIRVQDIHLSKSDTGGYILQVKYAHKAPYIANINFVVDFSKTVEIVR, from the coding sequence ATGCGTAACAAACAAAATGGAATGACCTTTCTTGGGTTCCTGGTGATTGGGATGCTGGCGGGCATGCTGGTTTTCGCAGGTCTCCGCCTGACGCCTGTGTACCTGGAATACATGAAAATCGTATCGGTCCTTGATGGCGCCAAGAAAGAATTCGATGGCACGTCGGTGGAACTGGGGATGTTGAGGCGTTCTATCCAGAGACGTTTTGACGTCGAAGCCGTATCGATTATTCGCGTTCAGGATATTCATCTGAGCAAGAGCGACACCGGTGGCTATATATTGCAGGTAAAATACGCGCACAAAGCGCCATATATTGCGAATATTAATTTTGTCGTGGATTTCAGCAAGACAGTAGAGATCGTGCGGTGA
- the lepB gene encoding signal peptidase I, with protein MVFDFALILSIATLFTGVVWLFDVLVLRSRRAAVDESANEPTLVEYCRTFFPVILVVLLVRSFLFEPFRIPSDSMMPTLLDGDFIFVNKYAYGIRLPVINKKIVEIDEPERGDVVVFRLPAKPNTNYIKRVVGLPGDRIAYRANRLYINGDLMPTNMRGAYREFGYQANLVVESIGDIEHELLLVPQRYSREGEWQVPEGHYFVMGDNRNNSRDSRFPGVGAIPESQLVGRAVSIWMNWNFPEDGPLWHRVGEKIK; from the coding sequence ATGGTTTTTGATTTTGCCCTGATTTTGTCGATTGCCACGCTGTTTACCGGCGTCGTCTGGCTATTTGACGTGCTGGTTTTACGGTCCAGGCGGGCAGCCGTCGATGAGTCGGCGAACGAGCCGACACTGGTCGAATATTGCCGTACTTTTTTCCCGGTCATCCTTGTCGTCCTGCTGGTCCGGTCTTTCCTTTTCGAACCGTTCCGGATTCCTTCCGATTCGATGATGCCGACCTTGCTCGATGGCGATTTTATTTTTGTGAACAAGTACGCGTACGGCATACGTCTGCCAGTGATAAACAAGAAGATAGTCGAAATCGATGAACCCGAGCGTGGGGATGTGGTGGTATTCCGTCTGCCGGCGAAGCCAAATACGAATTACATCAAGCGCGTCGTTGGTCTGCCGGGCGATCGTATTGCGTATAGAGCAAACCGGCTGTATATCAACGGCGACCTGATGCCGACAAATATGCGTGGCGCCTACCGGGAATTTGGCTACCAGGCTAACCTGGTGGTGGAGTCGATTGGCGATATCGAGCATGAATTGCTCCTGGTGCCCCAACGATACAGCCGTGAAGGCGAATGGCAGGTTCCGGAGGGGCATTATTTTGTCATGGGAGACAATCGCAACAACAGCAGGGACAGCCGGTTTCCGGGTGTCGGCGCGATCCCCGAATCGCAGTTGGTCGGCAGGGCGGTCAGTATCTGGATGAACTGGAATTTCCCGGAGGATGGACCGCTTTGGCATCGCGTAGGCGAGAAAATAAAATAG
- the lepA gene encoding elongation factor 4: MDRERIRNFSIIAHIDHGKSTLADRFIQICGALDDREMADQVLDSMDLERERGITIKAQAVSLNYLADDGQEYLLNFIDTPGHVDFSYEVSRSLSACEGALLVVDAAQGVEAQSVANCYTAVEQGLEVVPVLNKLDLPSAEPERVIREIEEIIGIEASDALQISAKTGAGVREVLEQLLVRVPPPGGDPEAPLQALIIDSWFDNYVGVVSLVRIVNGVLRKKDKFKVMSTGRSHQLDRIGRFTPKMSDTDELGPGEVGYVIAGIKEVHGAPVGDTLTLEKNPCAEPLVGFKKVQPRVFAGLFPILSDDYGNFRDALEKLALNDSALHYEPENSSALGFGFRCGFLGMLHMEIIQERLEREYDLSLITTAPTVIYEVLTSAGETLRIDNPARLPESNLVSEIREPIIEATILVPPDHVGAVIKLCIEKRGVQTRMQYLGNQISLGYELPLAEVVLDFFDRLKSVSRGYASFDYQFARFQVAPLVKLDIKINKECVDALSVIVHRDAAYRRGRAVVDKMRKLLPRQMFDFAVQASIGNKIIASASIRALRKNVTAKCYGGDISRKRKLLEKQKAGKRRMKQIGSVEVPQEAFLAVLQVEKK, from the coding sequence ATGGATCGCGAGCGCATCCGTAATTTTTCCATCATCGCGCATATTGACCACGGCAAGTCCACCCTCGCGGATCGGTTTATCCAGATCTGTGGCGCGCTCGATGACCGTGAAATGGCCGACCAGGTCCTGGATTCCATGGATCTGGAGCGGGAGCGCGGCATAACCATCAAGGCGCAGGCGGTTTCCCTGAATTACCTGGCCGACGATGGTCAGGAATACCTGCTGAATTTTATCGATACGCCCGGCCATGTGGATTTTTCCTATGAGGTCTCGCGATCGCTGTCGGCCTGTGAAGGCGCTTTGCTGGTGGTCGATGCTGCACAGGGTGTCGAGGCCCAGAGCGTCGCCAATTGTTATACCGCGGTAGAGCAGGGTCTTGAGGTCGTGCCGGTGCTCAACAAGCTGGATTTGCCATCGGCCGAACCGGAGCGGGTTATCCGGGAAATCGAGGAGATTATCGGCATCGAGGCCAGTGACGCGCTGCAAATCAGCGCAAAGACCGGTGCCGGCGTGCGCGAGGTGCTGGAACAATTGCTGGTGAGGGTGCCGCCACCCGGCGGCGACCCGGAAGCGCCATTGCAGGCGCTGATTATCGATTCCTGGTTCGATAATTATGTTGGCGTCGTCTCGCTGGTGCGCATCGTCAACGGCGTGTTGAGAAAAAAAGACAAGTTCAAGGTCATGTCGACCGGCAGAAGCCACCAGTTGGATCGAATCGGCCGGTTTACGCCGAAAATGTCGGACACCGACGAACTTGGACCGGGTGAAGTTGGCTATGTCATCGCCGGCATCAAGGAAGTGCACGGGGCTCCGGTCGGTGACACGCTGACGCTGGAGAAAAACCCCTGTGCGGAGCCGCTGGTGGGTTTCAAAAAGGTGCAGCCGCGGGTTTTTGCGGGCTTGTTCCCGATTTTATCAGACGATTACGGGAATTTTCGCGATGCGCTCGAAAAACTCGCCCTTAACGATTCCGCGCTGCATTACGAGCCGGAAAACTCAAGCGCCCTCGGGTTCGGTTTCCGTTGCGGGTTTCTCGGCATGCTGCATATGGAGATCATCCAGGAACGGCTGGAACGCGAATACGATCTGAGCCTGATAACGACCGCGCCTACAGTTATTTACGAAGTACTCACCAGCGCAGGGGAAACCTTGCGTATCGATAATCCGGCCCGCTTGCCTGAAAGTAACCTCGTCAGCGAGATTCGCGAACCGATTATTGAAGCAACCATACTGGTGCCGCCGGACCATGTCGGCGCGGTGATTAAACTTTGTATCGAAAAGCGGGGCGTACAGACCCGCATGCAATACCTCGGTAACCAGATTTCACTGGGTTACGAATTGCCGCTGGCTGAGGTGGTGCTGGATTTTTTCGATCGGCTGAAATCTGTCAGCCGGGGATATGCGTCGTTTGATTATCAGTTTGCGAGGTTTCAGGTTGCACCACTGGTCAAGCTGGACATCAAGATCAACAAGGAATGTGTCGATGCGCTGTCGGTTATCGTGCACCGCGATGCCGCCTATCGGCGAGGCCGGGCAGTGGTGGACAAGATGCGCAAACTTCTGCCTCGGCAAATGTTCGATTTCGCCGTGCAGGCATCGATCGGGAACAAGATAATCGCCAGTGCGTCGATCCGCGCGCTGAGAAAGAACGTGACCGCAAAATGCTACGGTGGAGACATCAGCCGCAAGCGTAAATTGCTGGAAAAACAGAAGGCCGGCAAGCGGAGAATGAAGCAGATCGGTTCGGTGGAAGTCCCGCAGGAAGCTTTTCTCGCAGTATTGCAGGTGGAGAAGAAATAG
- a CDS encoding glutaredoxin family protein, whose translation MGVELVLYSGKACGLCDQMLARLEPLLQAHQASIRVVDIAGDAELMHRFGTRIPVLLCHGEILCEGHLDPDLVAQSLRRHR comes from the coding sequence ATGGGCGTGGAACTGGTCTTGTATAGCGGCAAGGCCTGCGGCCTTTGCGACCAGATGCTGGCTCGGCTGGAGCCGCTGTTACAGGCCCACCAAGCCAGCATCAGGGTCGTCGATATCGCCGGCGATGCCGAGTTGATGCACCGTTTTGGCACGCGTATACCGGTGTTGCTTTGCCACGGAGAAATCCTTTGCGAAGGGCATCTAGACCCGGACCTGGTCGCGCAAAGCCTGCGTCGCCACCGCTAA
- a CDS encoding SoxR reducing system RseC family protein: protein MIRESGCVVRIAGPFAWVSCESRAGCARCAEGKGCGGGLLSRLLGDRLFQLRVPVSAGISVGDQVQLGISEGALLGAACLMYLLPLLALIAGALIGDLLGGDGPALLLGGLALLASFVLLHVFRERIARSRRFQPVILES, encoded by the coding sequence ATGATCAGGGAAAGCGGCTGCGTGGTGCGTATCGCCGGCCCGTTTGCCTGGGTCAGTTGTGAATCTCGTGCGGGGTGTGCACGCTGCGCCGAGGGTAAGGGTTGCGGAGGCGGCTTGCTCAGCAGGCTGCTTGGCGACCGGTTGTTTCAGTTGCGCGTACCGGTGTCCGCTGGTATCAGCGTGGGCGATCAGGTCCAGCTTGGCATTTCCGAGGGGGCGTTGCTTGGCGCCGCGTGCCTGATGTACTTGCTGCCATTGCTTGCCTTGATTGCCGGTGCGCTGATCGGCGATTTACTGGGCGGCGATGGTCCCGCGCTATTGCTCGGCGGTCTTGCCTTGCTCGCCAGTTTCGTCTTATTGCATGTCTTCAGGGAGCGGATCGCGCGCAGCCGCCGGTTTCAGCCGGTCATCCTGGAATCCTAG